A window of Halobellus sp. LT62 contains these coding sequences:
- a CDS encoding PKD domain-containing protein translates to MTRPKQRAESNGSSERSSGIGTVRARWLVFGVLALVLAVSLLSGVSLANEHGTVAVEQDGVCRVVDPVSTDQTAAEFYDYTGGSSPYSSHGTVQYQRNDTSILLFHDGPDGLSLVVVHDRYPGDANDSGTDGGVASFDVSGLPTEGEWTVEDDDYDDQTDQFSHEGTESELDWVWSDGRNDGAAFTGLEPGSTIRIDPAFNEDATLERQFEGEQGVISSWQAIDNTEDGFERRELSSLSAPVYIWVGSCEERPGPDASLDVTPSATGVGDTVTLDASATTSVRPIREYRWDLTGDGTADSTTAEPTLENAFNSPGTYDVSVTVVDEANGTGTANASVSVGAGGAPAAALNVTDNATVDETVLFDANASTVDEPPATYEWRVDGETVTTTNGSTLEYTFESSGERTVEVVVTDAIGRTGEATAEVAVNEPLSAALSVPEDPVAVGEPVTFDAGESTGDVSSFAWSFGDGNESTTNESTVEHSYDSAGEYTVSLTVSDAGGDTAGATGTVLVEEPSPTAAIDAPDEVTAGDTVTVDASDSVAAAGNLTYEWQVDGETVANGSDPAFEAQFNDSGSYTVSVVVTDGTTRSDTASTEVSVAPALTAVIETRPAQPTINESVTFDASNSTGEIDSYEWTLVDAERSDGNESDNESANRTAEGSAVTHTYGASGNYTVILTVTGGDETSTDSTTISVDEETDDGNDGEDGNDESGGNDGTEGGNDDSDPGGDPGGGPPSNGGSGGGAPSGGGSSGGGGGGSSGGGSSGGASTPEPAGPNFTVTDLEAAAAVVDRPFEITVTVGNTGDLEGNTEIPITVDGDERETISVSLSPGENVTRTVTTTVSESGTVDIEAGNRTTTTSVAPAEVDLEVTAMQLQRDRIAVGDDAVVLATVRNDGTIPGEYRAELAVSGSLSAVEVVRVMPGETERIRLTQRFEAPGTYNVSVADRSAELTVEGDETGGDAGDDSGATADGPTETLGAVDGFGVFTAILAVALATLAAVSRSRSS, encoded by the coding sequence ATGACGCGACCGAAACAGCGGGCCGAGAGCAACGGTTCGTCGGAACGGTCGTCCGGTATCGGGACGGTCCGCGCACGCTGGCTCGTCTTCGGTGTGCTCGCGCTCGTTCTCGCGGTCTCGCTTCTGTCCGGCGTCTCGCTCGCGAACGAGCACGGCACTGTCGCTGTCGAGCAGGACGGCGTCTGTCGCGTCGTCGATCCCGTATCGACAGATCAGACCGCTGCGGAATTCTACGATTACACGGGCGGATCCAGTCCGTATAGCTCTCACGGCACGGTCCAATACCAGCGGAACGACACGAGCATTCTCCTGTTTCACGACGGTCCCGACGGGCTCAGTCTCGTCGTCGTTCACGATCGGTACCCCGGCGATGCGAACGATTCGGGAACCGACGGCGGCGTTGCCTCCTTCGACGTGAGCGGGCTGCCGACGGAGGGCGAATGGACCGTCGAGGACGACGACTACGACGACCAAACCGATCAGTTCAGCCACGAGGGTACAGAGAGTGAACTCGATTGGGTCTGGTCGGACGGCCGTAACGACGGCGCGGCGTTTACCGGCTTGGAACCGGGCTCGACGATCCGAATCGACCCGGCATTCAACGAGGACGCCACGCTCGAACGGCAATTCGAGGGGGAGCAGGGCGTGATCTCCTCGTGGCAGGCGATCGACAACACCGAGGACGGGTTCGAGCGCCGGGAGCTATCGAGCCTCAGCGCTCCGGTGTACATCTGGGTCGGCTCCTGTGAGGAGCGTCCCGGTCCCGACGCGTCGCTCGACGTGACGCCGTCGGCCACGGGCGTCGGTGACACTGTCACGCTCGACGCGTCGGCGACGACGTCGGTGCGCCCGATACGGGAGTACCGCTGGGATCTGACTGGCGACGGGACCGCCGATTCGACCACTGCGGAACCGACGCTCGAAAACGCCTTCAACAGCCCGGGGACGTACGACGTCTCGGTCACCGTCGTCGATGAGGCGAACGGCACGGGGACGGCCAACGCGTCCGTGTCCGTCGGTGCGGGCGGTGCGCCCGCGGCCGCGCTGAACGTCACCGACAACGCGACCGTCGACGAGACGGTCCTGTTCGACGCCAACGCCAGTACCGTCGACGAACCGCCGGCGACGTACGAGTGGCGCGTCGACGGCGAGACGGTGACGACGACCAACGGGTCGACTCTCGAGTACACCTTCGAGTCGTCGGGCGAGCGGACGGTCGAGGTGGTCGTGACTGACGCCATCGGCCGGACCGGCGAGGCGACCGCCGAAGTGGCGGTTAACGAACCCCTCTCTGCGGCGCTCTCGGTGCCCGAGGATCCGGTCGCCGTCGGGGAGCCGGTCACGTTCGATGCGGGCGAGTCGACCGGTGACGTGTCGTCGTTCGCGTGGTCGTTCGGGGACGGAAACGAGTCGACGACCAACGAATCGACCGTCGAACACAGCTACGACTCGGCGGGTGAGTACACGGTTTCCCTGACGGTCAGCGACGCAGGCGGTGACACCGCGGGGGCGACCGGGACAGTGCTGGTCGAAGAGCCGAGCCCGACGGCGGCGATCGACGCGCCGGACGAGGTGACGGCTGGCGACACCGTCACTGTCGACGCCAGCGACTCGGTCGCCGCGGCGGGCAACCTGACTTACGAGTGGCAGGTCGACGGCGAGACGGTCGCGAACGGGTCCGACCCCGCGTTCGAGGCCCAGTTCAACGACTCGGGAAGCTACACCGTCTCGGTCGTCGTCACCGACGGCACGACCCGATCGGACACCGCCTCGACGGAGGTGTCGGTCGCGCCGGCGCTGACCGCGGTGATCGAGACGCGACCCGCCCAACCGACGATCAACGAGTCGGTGACGTTCGACGCGAGCAACTCGACGGGCGAGATCGACAGCTACGAGTGGACGCTCGTCGACGCCGAGCGCTCCGACGGGAACGAGTCCGACAACGAATCGGCAAACCGGACGGCTGAGGGCTCGGCCGTTACACACACGTACGGTGCGTCCGGGAACTACACGGTGATCCTGACTGTGACCGGAGGTGACGAGACGTCCACTGACTCGACGACGATATCGGTCGACGAGGAGACGGACGACGGGAACGACGGAGAGGACGGCAACGACGAGAGCGGCGGAAACGACGGGACTGAGGGGGGTAACGACGACAGCGACCCCGGCGGAGATCCGGGCGGGGGTCCGCCGAGTAACGGCGGATCCGGTGGCGGCGCGCCGAGCGGCGGTGGTTCGAGCGGTGGCGGAGGGGGAGGATCGAGCGGTGGCGGCTCCAGTGGCGGCGCTAGCACTCCCGAACCTGCCGGACCCAACTTCACCGTGACGGATCTCGAGGCCGCCGCCGCCGTCGTCGACCGTCCCTTCGAGATCACCGTCACCGTCGGCAACACCGGGGACCTCGAAGGTAACACGGAGATCCCGATCACGGTCGACGGCGACGAGCGGGAGACGATCTCTGTCTCTCTCTCGCCGGGTGAGAACGTCACGCGAACGGTTACGACGACCGTCTCGGAGTCGGGGACCGTCGATATCGAAGCCGGGAACCGAACGACGACAACGTCGGTCGCCCCGGCGGAGGTCGATCTCGAAGTCACGGCGATGCAACTGCAACGCGATCGCATCGCTGTCGGTGACGACGCGGTCGTTCTCGCGACGGTCCGAAACGACGGGACGATCCCCGGCGAGTACCGCGCGGAGCTCGCGGTCTCCGGGTCGCTGTCGGCGGTCGAGGTGGTCCGAGTGATGCCGGGCGAAACCGAACGAATCAGGCTCACACAACGGTTCGAGGCCCCGGGAACCTACAACGTCTCCGTCGCTGATCGGTCCGCGGAGCTCACCGTCGAGGGCGACGAGACCGGTGGCGACGCGGGCGACGACTCCGGTGCAACGGCAGACGGTCCCACGGAAACGTTGGGGGCCGTCGACGGGTTTGGAGTCTTCACCGCGATCCTCGCCGTGGCACTCGCGACACTGGCAGCCGTCAGTCGGTCGCGATCGTCCTGA
- a CDS encoding GNAT family N-acetyltransferase, with product MSIDVRTLHDDEAWNRLVDRAGGATPFHRREALDVFADHTGTTLHPLVGYKGEEPVGLLPIFELRKGPLTAAFSPPPGRKIPYLGPVVLRKAGAKQRTHEKSHRRFVDAALAYLDDEINPRYVNVRPPVAYHDPRPFLWTGFDATPRYTYHVDLDRPTDEILSAVSSDLRSNVRNTDETSYQIDTVGRSGISHVVEFAQERHAEQDVSYGVTVPFVHDLARALPEHLAAYVCTAAGEFAGGAIVLVDDDTVYRWQSVVDVESPVPAHDLLDWHLIERGIERGCDRYDLVGANNPRLCEYKSKFAPDVAPYYELTRSPVPRSLVAAAYDWLR from the coding sequence ATGAGTATCGACGTCCGCACCCTCCACGACGACGAAGCGTGGAACCGCCTCGTCGACCGCGCCGGCGGAGCCACGCCGTTTCACCGCCGCGAGGCGCTTGACGTCTTCGCGGACCACACCGGGACGACGTTACACCCGCTCGTCGGCTACAAGGGAGAAGAACCCGTCGGCCTCTTGCCGATTTTCGAACTCCGGAAGGGTCCGCTCACGGCGGCGTTCTCCCCGCCACCGGGGCGGAAGATCCCGTATCTCGGCCCCGTCGTACTGCGAAAGGCCGGCGCGAAACAGCGCACTCACGAGAAGTCCCACCGCCGATTCGTCGATGCCGCGCTCGCGTACCTCGACGACGAGATCAACCCTCGCTACGTGAACGTCCGCCCACCGGTAGCGTACCACGACCCGCGTCCGTTCCTCTGGACGGGGTTCGACGCGACGCCCCGGTACACGTATCACGTCGACTTGGACCGACCGACCGACGAGATTCTCTCGGCGGTCAGCAGCGATCTCCGATCGAACGTCCGAAACACCGACGAAACGAGCTATCAGATCGACACTGTCGGTCGCTCCGGTATCTCCCACGTGGTGGAGTTCGCCCAAGAACGCCACGCCGAACAGGACGTCTCCTACGGCGTGACCGTTCCCTTCGTCCACGATCTGGCGCGCGCGCTCCCCGAACACTTGGCCGCGTACGTCTGTACCGCGGCGGGCGAATTCGCCGGCGGCGCGATCGTGCTCGTCGACGACGACACCGTCTACCGCTGGCAGAGCGTCGTCGACGTCGAGTCGCCGGTCCCCGCACACGACCTCCTCGATTGGCACCTCATCGAACGGGGGATCGAACGCGGTTGCGACCGCTACGACCTCGTCGGTGCCAACAACCCCCGCCTCTGTGAGTACAAATCGAAGTTCGCGCCCGACGTCGCGCCGTACTACGAACTGACTCGCAGCCCCGTTCCGCGGTCGCTCGTCGCCGCGGCGTACGACTGGTTGCGGTAA
- a CDS encoding alkaline phosphatase family protein: MSETGAAGPRTLVIGIDALSGDVLSRLSRGTVPTIESILASGASGPLESQLPPWTPSAWPSIYTGVNPGKHGVYGFLRFDGYDWDVVNSTDVRERTLWDLCSAQGLTSVVVNVPVTHPPSSFEGALIPGYIAPEDPECHPSGLLEEVRDAIGEYRLYNRQLREGASKDERVDGYEELIGMRGKAFRYLLDREDPEFAFVQFQQSDTVFHEFPDGDAPDRVYAAIDAEVEATIKAFPPKTVVIVSDHGIGPCSGYEVRPNVLLRDRGYVETTTDGEKPSWSKISTERLRTGDTGEVASPDDSSLAIRALAAAANVGITSQRIEAVLRRLRLDGLVLRVVPPDLAAAAEETVDFPDSTAYLRDRIELGLRLNLEGREPDGTVSPDEYRDVRAELIETFESLQTPESEPVFDGVIPREEVFHGPYIEEAPDIILVPREFEHTLSASLREDTFGSPREPWTHKRHGIIGVAGSDVESETIEGAHLFDVAPTVLATLGVPVSDRMDGTVLPIVEPPGTESYPPYRGETVATDDADVETRLADIGYLE; the protein is encoded by the coding sequence ATGTCTGAGACAGGTGCAGCGGGTCCCCGAACGCTCGTGATCGGGATCGACGCGCTCAGCGGGGACGTGCTCTCCCGACTCTCTCGCGGGACCGTGCCGACGATCGAGTCGATTTTGGCGTCGGGAGCGAGCGGTCCGCTCGAATCGCAACTGCCGCCGTGGACGCCGAGTGCGTGGCCGTCGATTTACACCGGTGTCAACCCGGGGAAACACGGCGTCTACGGGTTTCTTCGGTTCGACGGCTACGACTGGGACGTGGTCAACTCGACGGACGTCAGAGAGCGGACGCTCTGGGATCTCTGTTCCGCACAGGGGCTCACGAGCGTCGTCGTGAACGTGCCGGTCACGCATCCGCCCTCGTCGTTCGAGGGGGCGTTGATTCCGGGCTACATTGCGCCGGAGGACCCCGAGTGCCACCCGTCCGGGCTCCTCGAGGAGGTCCGAGACGCGATCGGCGAGTACCGACTCTACAACAGGCAACTCCGCGAGGGGGCCTCGAAAGACGAACGCGTAGACGGCTACGAGGAACTGATCGGAATGCGCGGGAAGGCGTTTCGCTACCTGCTCGACCGGGAAGACCCGGAGTTCGCGTTCGTGCAGTTCCAACAGAGCGACACCGTCTTCCACGAGTTCCCCGACGGCGACGCGCCAGATCGGGTGTACGCCGCGATCGACGCGGAGGTCGAAGCCACGATAAAGGCGTTTCCGCCCAAGACGGTCGTGATCGTCAGCGATCACGGGATCGGCCCCTGCTCGGGTTATGAGGTCCGTCCGAACGTGCTCCTTCGTGACCGCGGGTACGTCGAGACGACCACCGACGGTGAGAAACCGTCGTGGTCGAAGATCTCGACGGAGCGGCTCCGGACCGGTGACACCGGCGAGGTCGCGTCCCCCGACGACTCTTCGCTAGCCATCCGAGCCCTCGCCGCCGCGGCGAACGTTGGGATCACCAGCCAGCGGATCGAAGCCGTTCTGCGGCGACTCCGACTCGACGGACTCGTGTTACGCGTCGTTCCGCCCGATCTCGCCGCGGCCGCCGAAGAGACGGTCGACTTCCCGGATTCGACGGCGTACCTCCGCGATCGAATCGAACTCGGACTCCGACTCAATCTCGAAGGACGCGAGCCCGACGGGACGGTGAGCCCCGACGAGTATCGGGACGTCCGCGCCGAACTCATCGAGACGTTCGAATCGCTTCAAACGCCCGAGAGCGAGCCTGTTTTTGATGGTGTGATCCCGCGCGAAGAGGTGTTTCACGGCCCCTACATCGAGGAGGCCCCAGATATCATACTCGTCCCGAGGGAATTCGAGCACACGCTCTCGGCGTCGCTCCGCGAGGATACCTTCGGCTCGCCGCGCGAACCGTGGACACACAAACGCCACGGCATCATCGGCGTCGCCGGATCGGACGTCGAGTCGGAGACCATCGAGGGCGCACACCTGTTCGACGTCGCTCCCACGGTTCTGGCGACGCTCGGCGTTCCCGTCAGTGACCGGATGGACGGGACGGTCCTCCCGATCGTCGAGCCGCCCGGAACCGAATCGTATCCGCCTTACCGCGGTGAGACCGTCGCGACGGACGACGCCGACGTCGAGACGCGTCTGGCGGATATCGGATATCTAGAATGA
- a CDS encoding DapH/DapD/GlmU-related protein: MTKSNDSRPDAVGTDTGIDADTEIDDGVRIGGDDSDAPTVIGAGARIRSGTVIYPDVRIGENFTTGHDAVVREDTWIGDDVLVGTKTVIDGTTTIGDRTSLQTGVYVPSETSIGSDVFVGPRAVLTNDPYPARTDVELVGPALKDGVSVGANATLLPGVTIGERAFVAAGAVVTEDVPPETLAVGAPARHRPLPPELDGRNEL, encoded by the coding sequence ATGACGAAGTCGAACGACTCCCGCCCGGACGCGGTGGGAACCGACACCGGGATCGACGCCGACACCGAGATCGACGACGGCGTGCGAATCGGTGGCGACGACAGCGACGCCCCGACGGTGATCGGCGCTGGGGCGCGGATCCGCTCGGGGACGGTTATCTATCCGGACGTGCGGATCGGCGAGAACTTCACGACCGGGCACGACGCGGTCGTCCGCGAGGACACGTGGATCGGCGACGACGTGCTCGTCGGGACGAAAACCGTGATCGACGGCACCACGACGATCGGCGATCGGACGAGCCTCCAGACCGGCGTCTACGTCCCCAGCGAAACGTCGATCGGATCCGACGTGTTCGTCGGCCCACGGGCGGTGCTGACAAACGATCCCTACCCCGCTCGGACCGACGTCGAGCTGGTTGGGCCGGCGTTGAAAGACGGCGTCAGCGTCGGGGCGAACGCGACGCTGTTACCGGGGGTCACGATCGGTGAACGAGCGTTCGTCGCGGCCGGGGCAGTCGTCACCGAGGACGTTCCCCCGGAAACGCTCGCGGTCGGCGCGCCGGCGAGACACCGGCCGCTCCCCCCCGAACTCGACGGGAGGAACGAGCTCTGA